The following are encoded together in the Mesoterricola sediminis genome:
- the pth gene encoding aminoacyl-tRNA hydrolase, producing the protein MPVLVPLGNPGAEYAATRHNLGRIMLQRWMEDHCPNPAVVHQFSAGTLYRLKHPFLALVPGTYMNHSGQVCAEAVKAGFGPERMVVLYDDKDLPLGEGRFRLTGSDGGHNGLRSVMEHLGTPDVARLRLGIGPFTRPLVEFVLGEWTDAEWARLDAMDAPFAAFMDQLARAGSPAELAGKAGFRPPA; encoded by the coding sequence TTGCCCGTCCTCGTTCCCCTGGGCAATCCGGGCGCGGAATACGCCGCCACCCGGCACAACCTCGGGCGCATCATGCTCCAGCGCTGGATGGAGGACCACTGCCCCAACCCCGCAGTGGTCCACCAGTTCAGCGCTGGAACGCTGTACCGCCTGAAGCATCCCTTCCTGGCCCTCGTCCCGGGCACCTACATGAACCACAGCGGCCAGGTCTGCGCCGAGGCGGTGAAGGCGGGCTTCGGCCCGGAGCGCATGGTGGTCCTCTACGACGACAAGGACCTGCCCCTGGGCGAGGGCCGCTTCCGGCTCACGGGCAGCGACGGGGGCCACAACGGGCTCCGGTCCGTGATGGAGCACCTGGGCACCCCGGACGTGGCCCGGCTGCGCCTGGGCATCGGCCCCTTCACCCGGCCCCTGGTCGAGTTCGTGCTGGGGGAGTGGACGGACGCGGAATGGGCGCGCCTGGACGCCATGGACGCGCCCTTCGCCGCCTTCATGGACCAGCTGGCCCGGGCCGGCTCCCCCGCCGAGCTGGCGGGGAAGGCCGGCTTCCGGCCCCCGGCCTGA
- the ppk1 gene encoding polyphosphate kinase 1 translates to MSRSAPRPEHILNRELSWLAFNERVLEEAEDPTLPLLERVKFLAIVSSNWDEFFMVRVAGIWRQIDAGITQPTADGRTPRQVLEEVSRRIHDLARRQHELFHGVIKPRLGREGISILKPSELDPAQADFVRAYFENNLLPLVTPLAVDTGHPFPRLNNRMLVLMAELEAETLSGEDAFPVSELAVIPIPTPVSARFLRLPSEPGRHVFLMLEDVVRMHLDQVFRGYRIRNCHALRVTRDSDLPVEEDPNEDLMKTVEEHLRSRRRGAVVRLQYEQGLSPNLLEMLIEELELSPEDLYPSEGFAAFSDLFQLYAQLDLPHLKDAPMPPLPVPQLEAAGSVFEAIAKHDILLMHPYQSFDDSVVRFVREAADDPKVLAIKMTLYRISTSSPIAAALERAAERGKQVAAIVELRARFDEEGNIAWARRLEKAGVHVVYGMLQYKTHGKACLVIRQEPEGIRRYCHLSTGNYNERTSRLYSDLGLFTARREFGEDLSNTFNVLTGYTRPPALHQLILAPQHFRPGLYARIEREREHAKAGRPARMILKMNALVDPPMIQRLYEASQDGVQIDLLVRGTCCLRPGVPGLSENIRAVSIIDRYLEHARVYHFANGGDPETLLASGDLMQRNLDNRVEIAFPLVDPIVAEQVLEMLELQLHDTIKGRVLAPDGSVARRGLDPAWPVLRSQYRSYEHALLQSGVRAITQKLPDALDADI, encoded by the coding sequence ATGAGCCGATCCGCGCCCCGTCCCGAGCACATCCTCAACCGGGAACTGAGCTGGCTGGCCTTCAATGAGCGCGTGCTGGAAGAGGCCGAGGATCCGACCCTGCCCCTCCTGGAGCGGGTGAAGTTCCTCGCCATCGTCTCCAGCAACTGGGATGAGTTTTTCATGGTTCGAGTGGCCGGCATCTGGCGGCAGATCGACGCGGGCATCACCCAGCCCACCGCCGACGGGCGCACCCCCCGGCAGGTCCTGGAGGAGGTGTCGCGGCGCATCCACGACCTGGCCCGGCGCCAGCACGAGCTCTTCCACGGGGTGATCAAGCCCCGGCTGGGCCGGGAGGGCATCTCCATCCTGAAGCCTTCGGAGCTGGACCCGGCCCAGGCGGACTTCGTCCGGGCCTACTTCGAGAACAACCTGCTGCCCCTGGTGACCCCGCTGGCGGTGGACACGGGGCACCCCTTCCCCCGCCTCAACAACCGCATGCTCGTGCTCATGGCGGAGCTGGAGGCCGAGACGCTCTCCGGGGAGGACGCCTTCCCCGTCTCGGAGCTCGCGGTCATCCCGATCCCGACCCCCGTCTCGGCGCGGTTCCTGCGGCTGCCCTCGGAGCCGGGCCGGCACGTGTTCCTGATGCTGGAGGACGTGGTGCGCATGCACCTGGACCAGGTCTTCCGCGGCTACCGGATCCGCAACTGCCACGCCCTGAGGGTGACGCGGGACTCGGACCTGCCGGTGGAGGAGGACCCGAACGAGGACCTGATGAAGACGGTGGAGGAGCACCTCCGCAGCCGGCGCCGGGGCGCCGTCGTGCGCCTCCAGTACGAGCAGGGCCTCAGCCCGAACCTGCTGGAGATGCTCATCGAGGAGCTGGAGCTGAGTCCGGAGGACCTCTACCCGAGCGAGGGCTTCGCGGCCTTCTCGGACCTCTTCCAGCTGTACGCCCAGCTGGACCTCCCGCACCTCAAGGACGCGCCCATGCCGCCGCTGCCGGTGCCCCAGCTGGAGGCGGCCGGCAGCGTGTTCGAGGCGATCGCGAAGCACGACATCCTGCTCATGCACCCCTACCAGAGCTTCGACGACAGCGTCGTGCGGTTCGTGCGGGAGGCCGCGGACGATCCCAAGGTGCTGGCCATCAAGATGACCCTCTACCGCATCAGCACCTCCAGCCCCATCGCCGCCGCCCTTGAGCGCGCCGCGGAACGGGGGAAGCAGGTCGCGGCCATCGTGGAGCTGCGGGCCCGGTTCGACGAGGAGGGCAACATCGCCTGGGCCCGGCGCCTGGAGAAGGCCGGGGTCCACGTGGTCTACGGCATGCTGCAGTACAAGACCCACGGCAAGGCCTGCCTCGTGATCCGCCAGGAGCCCGAGGGGATCCGCCGCTACTGCCACCTGTCCACCGGCAACTACAACGAGCGCACGAGCCGCCTCTACTCGGACCTGGGCCTCTTCACGGCCCGGCGCGAATTCGGGGAGGACCTCTCCAACACCTTCAACGTGCTCACCGGCTACACCCGGCCGCCCGCCCTCCACCAGCTCATCCTGGCCCCCCAGCACTTCCGGCCGGGCCTCTACGCCCGCATCGAGCGCGAGCGGGAGCACGCCAAGGCGGGCAGGCCCGCCCGCATGATCCTCAAGATGAACGCCCTGGTGGACCCGCCCATGATCCAGCGCCTCTACGAGGCCTCCCAGGACGGGGTGCAGATCGACCTCCTGGTCCGCGGCACGTGCTGCCTGCGCCCCGGGGTGCCGGGCCTGTCGGAGAACATCCGGGCCGTGAGCATCATCGACCGCTACCTGGAGCACGCGCGCGTCTACCACTTCGCCAACGGCGGCGACCCCGAGACCCTCCTCGCCTCCGGGGATCTGATGCAGCGCAACCTGGACAACCGGGTGGAGATCGCCTTTCCCCTGGTGGACCCCATCGTGGCCGAGCAGGTCCTGGAGATGCTGGAGCTCCAGCTCCACGACACGATCAAGGGGCGGGTCCTGGCCCCGGACGGATCGGTGGCGCGCCGGGGCCTCGATCCGGCCTGGCCGGTTCTCCGGAGCCAGTACCGCAGCTACGAGCACGCCCTCCTCCAGAGCGGGGTCCGGGCGATCACCCAGAAGCTCCCGGATGCCCTGGACGCGGACATCTGA
- the rpsF gene encoding 30S ribosomal protein S6 gives MMRRYETIFIASPTLTDEQAEELVRHFEGIIAEQGGELLKTEKWGRKKLAYEVQKFSEGYYTLFDMNAGPTLIAELERRFRNHDSVIKYLSVRMDEQTKAAERQKVRYEREGRRKAQAGIKERTLEEVMG, from the coding sequence ATGATGCGTCGATACGAGACCATCTTCATCGCCTCCCCCACGTTGACCGACGAACAGGCTGAAGAGCTCGTCCGTCACTTCGAGGGGATCATTGCCGAGCAGGGTGGCGAACTGCTCAAGACCGAGAAGTGGGGCCGCAAGAAGCTGGCCTACGAAGTGCAGAAGTTCAGCGAGGGCTACTACACCCTGTTCGACATGAACGCGGGTCCCACCCTCATCGCCGAGCTCGAGCGCCGCTTCCGCAACCACGACTCCGTGATCAAGTACCTGTCCGTCCGCATGGACGAGCAGACCAAGGCCGCCGAGCGCCAGAAGGTGCGCTACGAGCGCGAGGGCCGTCGCAAGGCCCAGGCCGGGATCAAGGAACGCACCCTTGAAGAGGTGATGGGATGA
- the rpsR gene encoding 30S ribosomal protein S18: MKRRTDGKGKPKKKKVFGGRRSKFCKFCVEKSTFIDYKDVKTLGGFTPERGKVLPRRTSGVCALHQRMLVEAIKRARNIALLPFATD; encoded by the coding sequence ATGAAGCGGCGTACCGACGGAAAGGGCAAGCCCAAGAAGAAGAAGGTCTTTGGCGGCCGGCGCAGCAAGTTCTGCAAGTTCTGCGTCGAGAAGTCCACCTTCATCGACTACAAGGATGTGAAGACCCTCGGCGGCTTCACCCCCGAGCGCGGCAAGGTGCTGCCCCGGCGCACCAGCGGCGTCTGCGCCCTCCACCAGCGCATGCTGGTCGAGGCGATCAAGCGCGCCCGCAACATCGCCCTGCTCCCCTTCGCCACCGACTAG
- a CDS encoding 50S ribosomal protein L25, with the protein MSQEIITVALRQDTGKSASRKLRKEGMIPAVIYGLNEAPVAITISPKVIARVIASESGMNSLLHLQREGTEIKRHVIIKDVQRDPVTRRLTHVDLMRVDPDHKVRVKVPVVLKGLAIGVKEGGIMDFTHREIEVECLPSFIPAHIDVNVEKMKVGDAIRLDQLNLDSHLTVLGDAHNVICSVVGKQAEEEAAAAEAAPAEAPAAPAKAKK; encoded by the coding sequence ATGAGCCAGGAAATCATCACCGTCGCGCTTCGCCAGGACACCGGCAAGTCCGCCAGCCGCAAGCTGCGCAAGGAGGGGATGATCCCCGCCGTCATCTACGGCCTGAACGAGGCCCCCGTCGCCATCACCATCAGCCCGAAGGTGATCGCCCGCGTCATCGCCAGCGAGAGCGGCATGAACTCCCTGCTGCACCTCCAGCGCGAGGGCACGGAGATCAAGCGCCACGTCATCATCAAGGACGTCCAGCGCGATCCCGTCACCCGCCGCCTGACCCACGTCGACCTGATGCGCGTCGATCCCGACCACAAGGTCCGCGTGAAGGTGCCCGTGGTCCTCAAGGGCCTGGCCATCGGCGTCAAGGAAGGCGGCATCATGGACTTCACCCACCGCGAGATCGAAGTCGAGTGCCTGCCCAGCTTCATCCCCGCCCACATCGACGTCAACGTCGAGAAGATGAAGGTCGGCGACGCCATCCGCCTGGACCAGCTGAACCTGGACAGCCACCTCACCGTGCTGGGCGACGCCCACAACGTGATCTGCTCCGTGGTCGGCAAGCAGGCCGAGGAAGAGGCCGCTGCCGCCGAGGCCGCCCCGGCCGAGGCCCCCGCCGCCCCCGCCAAGGCCAAGAAGTAG
- a CDS encoding DUF6677 family protein has product MADAKPLPKLPAPLRGPKAFKASWKPVLLNWLVPGLGYWIIGERGRAKALFGVSAVFLLMGFLQLQFGAVDGIRGGVYVPTFAPFQWMPTLGALATAGTGPIYAVYGWLFGGVGTEPVRNLVQEYGASYVMVTGILNWMACFDIFDRTTGRWVWRLPRDEQETLATQEEPKAK; this is encoded by the coding sequence ATGGCCGACGCGAAGCCCCTTCCCAAGCTGCCCGCCCCGCTCCGGGGCCCCAAGGCCTTCAAGGCCTCCTGGAAGCCCGTCCTCCTCAACTGGCTCGTGCCGGGCCTGGGCTACTGGATCATCGGTGAACGCGGCCGCGCCAAGGCCCTCTTCGGGGTCTCCGCGGTCTTCCTCCTGATGGGGTTCCTCCAGCTCCAGTTCGGCGCCGTGGACGGCATCCGGGGCGGCGTGTACGTGCCGACCTTCGCCCCCTTCCAGTGGATGCCCACCCTGGGCGCCCTGGCCACCGCCGGCACGGGCCCCATCTACGCCGTCTACGGCTGGCTCTTCGGGGGCGTGGGCACCGAGCCGGTGCGCAACCTGGTGCAGGAGTACGGGGCCTCGTACGTCATGGTCACCGGCATCCTGAACTGGATGGCCTGTTTCGACATCTTTGACCGCACCACCGGCCGTTGGGTGTGGCGCCTGCCCCGGGACGAGCAGGAAACCCTGGCCACCCAGGAAGAACCCAAAGCGAAGTGA
- a CDS encoding MFS transporter yields the protein MARDSAAGARTRRSLAVAFAGFSAFLGLYATQPLLPMLERLFHTGKAQVSLTLTASTLGVAMAAPLVGSIADRLGRKRVIVASASLLALATLLDATATGLGSLVFWRFLQGLFTPGVFATTVAYVQDEWAEGAGRAMAIYVTGTVIGGFTGRLLSGVIATLGGWHWTFVVLGALGGVAALALQAWLPPERRFTGAGTGERLWTAMAAHLRNPRLLATFAVGFGVLFSLMATFTYVTFHLAGPPFHLRPLALSALFLSYLIGAVVTPPCGRIIDRSGHRLAIALALGSAMVGMLLTLVPSLPAVVAGLTLCCSGVFVAQAASTSFIGRATDQGRALAVGMYVTCYYVGGSVGAELPSFLWRLGGWTACVALVMAVQAATITLAWNTWRTPAKA from the coding sequence ATGGCAAGAGATTCGGCAGCCGGGGCGCGGACCCGGCGAAGCCTGGCGGTCGCGTTCGCGGGCTTTTCAGCCTTCCTGGGCCTGTATGCGACCCAGCCCCTCCTTCCCATGCTGGAACGGCTGTTCCACACCGGCAAGGCGCAGGTGAGCCTCACCTTGACCGCCTCCACCCTGGGCGTCGCCATGGCCGCGCCCCTGGTGGGCTCCATCGCGGACCGCCTCGGCCGGAAACGGGTGATCGTCGCCTCCGCCTCCCTCCTCGCCCTCGCCACCCTCCTGGACGCCACGGCCACCGGGCTGGGCTCCCTCGTCTTCTGGCGCTTCCTCCAGGGGCTCTTCACGCCCGGCGTCTTCGCGACCACGGTGGCCTACGTGCAGGACGAATGGGCCGAGGGCGCCGGCCGCGCCATGGCCATCTACGTCACCGGGACGGTCATCGGCGGGTTCACGGGGCGCCTCCTGTCGGGCGTCATCGCCACCCTCGGCGGCTGGCACTGGACCTTCGTCGTCCTCGGCGCGCTGGGGGGCGTGGCCGCCCTGGCCCTCCAGGCCTGGCTGCCCCCGGAGCGGCGGTTCACCGGGGCCGGGACGGGGGAGCGCCTCTGGACCGCCATGGCCGCCCACCTGCGCAACCCCCGCCTCCTCGCCACCTTCGCGGTGGGCTTCGGCGTGCTCTTCAGCCTCATGGCCACGTTCACCTACGTGACCTTCCACCTGGCGGGCCCCCCCTTCCACCTCCGCCCCCTGGCCCTCAGCGCCCTCTTCCTGTCCTACCTCATCGGCGCCGTCGTCACCCCGCCCTGCGGGCGCATCATCGACCGCAGCGGCCACCGCCTGGCCATCGCCCTGGCCCTGGGCAGCGCCATGGTGGGCATGCTCCTCACCCTCGTCCCCAGCCTGCCGGCCGTGGTGGCCGGCCTCACCCTCTGCTGCTCCGGCGTCTTCGTCGCCCAGGCCGCGAGCACCAGCTTCATCGGCCGCGCCACGGACCAGGGCCGGGCCCTGGCGGTGGGCATGTACGTCACCTGCTACTACGTGGGCGGGAGCGTGGGCGCGGAGCTGCCCAGCTTCCTCTGGCGCCTGGGCGGGTGGACGGCCTGCGTGGCCCTCGTGATGGCGGTCCAGGCCGCCACCATCACCCTCGCCTGGAACACCTGGCGAACGCCCGCGAAGGCCTGA